A single Pseudomonas brassicacearum DNA region contains:
- a CDS encoding O-antigen ligase family protein: MIVPLSIVSLLGLVCLALLASPYPFLAPGAVLGLVGVAVLYRKPGWGLLGIAALVPFEGLFKDNAFSGSKFFGLALIMILMLQLAVHQIPGTRLRSNIWRPLIGFMVLYGLSLLLSENMGLSTTHFRELAVGLILFVITLLIGRELNLDMFCRLVTLSVTTTCVLAMFSAKYQDQGRASGLLEDPNTFALLIAFTVPLALLLVVRGPSLLHRLFWGGCFILLLGGMTKTESRSGLVVLMLSLMIGLYHYRAQLPRIRPRHLGFAMLGLALLIPLAIAVMPAGYVARIQSLSILSAGASAHQDESLGRRASYIVVGSQMIRENPILGSGPGTFPLHYAPTGYAKAFSANRKLGDLYRRAHNTYLEIFSEIGIPGGLMFVAMIGLGLYNLLRARQLWLQRRDWAQADLLTHLGMSFLSLALFLMFLSAPNHKLLWIMLALTSVLRYDAEQAAPQEARP; this comes from the coding sequence ATGATTGTCCCACTCTCGATCGTCAGCCTGCTGGGCCTGGTCTGCCTGGCGCTGCTGGCCAGCCCCTATCCGTTCCTGGCGCCGGGCGCAGTGCTCGGCCTGGTCGGCGTCGCCGTGCTGTACCGCAAGCCCGGTTGGGGTTTGCTGGGCATTGCCGCACTGGTGCCGTTCGAAGGCCTGTTCAAGGACAACGCCTTTTCCGGCAGCAAGTTCTTTGGCCTGGCGCTGATCATGATCCTGATGTTGCAACTGGCGGTGCACCAGATTCCCGGGACACGCCTGCGCAGCAATATCTGGCGGCCGCTGATCGGCTTCATGGTGCTCTATGGCCTGAGCCTGCTGTTGTCGGAAAACATGGGCCTGTCCACAACCCATTTTCGCGAACTGGCGGTTGGGCTGATCCTGTTCGTGATCACCTTGCTGATCGGTCGTGAATTGAACCTGGACATGTTCTGTCGCCTGGTGACCTTGAGCGTCACCACCACCTGCGTGCTGGCGATGTTCTCGGCCAAGTACCAGGATCAGGGCCGCGCCTCCGGCCTGCTGGAAGACCCGAACACCTTCGCCCTGCTGATCGCCTTCACCGTGCCGCTGGCGTTGCTGCTGGTAGTGCGTGGCCCGAGCTTGCTGCACCGGTTGTTCTGGGGCGGCTGTTTCATCCTGCTGCTGGGCGGCATGACCAAGACCGAATCGCGCTCGGGGCTGGTGGTGTTGATGCTCAGCCTGATGATCGGGCTGTATCACTATCGCGCGCAGTTGCCGCGCATCCGTCCACGGCACTTGGGCTTCGCCATGCTTGGGCTGGCATTGCTGATTCCCCTGGCAATCGCGGTGATGCCGGCCGGCTACGTGGCACGCATCCAGTCGTTGAGCATCCTCAGTGCCGGCGCCAGCGCCCACCAGGACGAATCCCTGGGCCGCCGCGCCTCGTACATCGTCGTCGGCAGCCAGATGATCCGCGAGAACCCGATACTCGGCTCAGGCCCCGGGACCTTTCCCCTGCACTACGCGCCTACCGGCTATGCCAAGGCGTTCTCGGCCAACCGCAAGCTGGGGGACCTGTATCGCCGGGCCCATAACACCTACCTGGAAATCTTCAGCGAAATCGGCATCCCGGGCGGGCTGATGTTCGTCGCCATGATCGGTCTTGGCCTGTACAACCTGCTGCGCGCGCGCCAGCTCTGGCTGCAACGCCGGGACTGGGCGCAGGCGGACCTGCTGACGCACCTGGGCATGAGTTTTCTCTCGCTGGCGTTGTTCCTGATGTTCCTCAGTGCGCCGAACCACAAATTGCTGTGGATCATGCTCGCCCTCACCAGTGTGTTGCGCTACGACGCCGAGCAGGCCGCGCCACAGGAGGCTCGTCCATGA
- a CDS encoding glycosyltransferase, giving the protein MSCVSIVIPMYNEARHIGRTLQAAQQAARQAGLACELIVVDNGSDDHGPRIANELGARVLIVPGVHIGALRNRGAAAARGDWLAFIDADIEMPADWLKLLLELEGQQGDVLGLDLDTPRQAPWFAEAWQRRSQRPGSRLLHRVQWLPSANLLMRRSWFERVGGFDETLRTGEDKDFSLRLRQADAHLLLVNESVALHWGYEGSWREWMSKELWRQGSHLQLLRSHGPSLRLLRFPALSVGAWGLDLLAVLALLQGQLHLALTLLLVTALPPLFLSLRQSRRDPRLTLQLWALHWVRLHLTGAALLLNLCHWNARRPARG; this is encoded by the coding sequence ATGAGCTGCGTCAGCATTGTGATCCCGATGTACAACGAGGCCCGGCACATCGGCCGTACGCTGCAAGCGGCGCAACAAGCCGCCCGCCAGGCAGGCCTGGCCTGTGAATTGATCGTGGTGGACAACGGCTCCGACGACCACGGCCCGCGCATCGCCAACGAGCTGGGGGCACGGGTGTTGATCGTGCCAGGCGTGCACATCGGCGCCCTGCGCAACCGCGGTGCGGCCGCCGCCCGGGGTGACTGGCTGGCGTTCATCGACGCCGACATCGAAATGCCGGCCGACTGGCTCAAGCTGTTGCTGGAACTCGAAGGCCAACAGGGCGACGTACTCGGCCTGGACCTCGATACGCCCCGGCAGGCGCCGTGGTTCGCCGAAGCCTGGCAGCGCCGCAGCCAGCGCCCGGGGTCACGTCTCCTGCATCGGGTGCAGTGGCTGCCCAGTGCCAATCTGTTGATGCGTCGCAGCTGGTTCGAACGGGTCGGCGGCTTCGACGAAACCCTGCGCACCGGCGAAGACAAGGACTTCTCCTTGCGCCTGCGCCAGGCCGACGCGCACTTGCTGCTGGTCAACGAAAGCGTTGCCCTGCACTGGGGCTACGAAGGCAGTTGGCGCGAGTGGATGAGCAAGGAATTGTGGCGCCAGGGCAGTCATCTGCAATTGCTCCGCAGCCATGGCCCGAGCCTGCGCCTGCTGCGCTTTCCGGCGCTGTCCGTTGGCGCCTGGGGCTTGGACCTGCTGGCAGTGTTGGCGTTGCTCCAGGGGCAATTGCACCTGGCGCTGACGCTATTGCTGGTCACCGCCCTGCCGCCCTTGTTCCTGAGCCTTCGCCAGAGCCGACGCGACCCGCGCCTGACTTTGCAATTGTGGGCCTTGCACTGGGTGCGCCTGCACCTGACCGGTGCCGCACTGCTGCTCAACCTGTGTCATTGGAATGCCAGGAGACCTGCCCGTGGCTGA
- a CDS encoding glycosyltransferase family 2 protein — protein MAEFIYWSCLLLPVYAYLGYPLMLSLLAPLFPRRRYGKAFPMDVSIVIAAHNEARHIEEKLRCLLAQDYRAHSLQIILASDGSTDDTVACARKVIDPRITVLDLPRQGKAAALNTGVAHSSGEILVFTDADNQWAADTLGHLLAPLGDPEVGACAGHMEIPVPGKGLSLGDSLYRHYEGWLRRVESRTGCMVSADGALLALRRELFQPIPAQVNDDFFLSTCAPVAGKSIVYAPMARVTDQGVDEADKQFRRRQRVTVGGLQSLAQRRELLNPLRHGLYAIGLISHKLIRRLAPVLLLPLLLSNAWLWNDHPFYRLSLLAQLLGYAMALIGLMDARHRLPRPFRLAAFVLVTLAGMSIGLWQFLRGQRYSQWNPEQNR, from the coding sequence GTGGCTGAATTCATTTACTGGTCGTGCCTGTTGCTGCCGGTGTACGCCTACCTCGGTTACCCCTTGATGCTGAGCCTGCTGGCGCCGCTGTTTCCGCGGCGCCGCTACGGCAAGGCGTTTCCGATGGACGTGAGCATCGTCATTGCCGCCCACAACGAGGCGCGGCACATCGAGGAAAAGTTGCGCTGCTTGCTGGCCCAGGATTATCGGGCCCATTCACTGCAAATCATCCTCGCCAGCGACGGCTCCACCGACGACACGGTGGCCTGCGCACGCAAGGTGATCGACCCGCGCATCACCGTGCTCGACCTGCCGCGCCAGGGCAAGGCCGCCGCCCTCAATACCGGTGTCGCCCACAGCAGCGGCGAAATCCTGGTATTTACCGACGCCGACAACCAATGGGCCGCCGATACCCTCGGCCATCTGCTGGCGCCCCTGGGCGATCCGGAAGTCGGCGCCTGTGCCGGGCACATGGAAATCCCGGTGCCGGGCAAGGGCCTGAGCCTGGGCGACAGCCTGTATCGCCATTACGAAGGCTGGTTGCGTCGGGTGGAGAGCCGCACCGGTTGCATGGTCTCGGCCGACGGCGCGCTGTTGGCCCTGCGCCGGGAGCTGTTCCAACCTATTCCGGCCCAGGTCAACGATGACTTTTTCCTCAGCACCTGCGCGCCGGTCGCCGGCAAGTCCATCGTCTATGCACCCATGGCCCGGGTGACCGACCAGGGCGTGGACGAAGCCGACAAACAGTTCCGCCGGCGCCAGCGGGTCACCGTCGGCGGGTTGCAGAGCCTGGCTCAGCGTCGGGAATTGCTCAACCCACTGCGTCATGGGCTCTATGCCATCGGGTTGATCAGCCACAAGTTGATCCGCCGCCTGGCGCCGGTGTTGCTGCTGCCGCTCTTGCTGAGCAATGCCTGGCTGTGGAACGACCATCCGTTCTATCGCCTGAGCCTGCTGGCGCAATTGCTCGGTTACGCCATGGCGTTGATCGGGTTGATGGATGCGCGCCACCGCTTGCCCCGGCCCTTTCGCCTGGCCGCATTCGTGCTGGTGACGCTGGCGGGCATGAGCATCGGGCTCTGGCAGTTCCTGCGGGGCCAGCGCTACAGCCAGTGGAACCCCGAGCAGAACCGCTAA
- a CDS encoding polysaccharide deacetylase family protein: MSIKQVFKRTGGWLYLNTSLGRHPLRGAGVILMLHRVLNNDRAAELPHRNELCVGPEAFEHLLIWLQRYFECVPLMTLLLADPESVPNRPRVALTFDDGWRDNAMNAFPLLRQYQVPASIFLSTDFIGSRQHFWWESIGETLWGSHGQVARRSLIEHLQHVGRPLPVLLDDVDDERRSLALLHYLQSLKTLDPLMLSELTDACPQGSQPQALDWPQVRMLEDSGLIRFGPHGASHAILTGLDDQRLHEELTRSWIALENGCAQPLPVYCYPNGDNDERVRQQVAAHGFAFALGTEAGLYRNDGDPLNVPRFGVSQHNAHHPELLAWRIRRGARP, translated from the coding sequence ATGTCAATCAAACAAGTGTTCAAGCGCACCGGCGGCTGGCTGTACCTGAACACGTCCCTGGGCCGCCACCCACTGCGTGGCGCCGGGGTGATCCTGATGCTCCATCGTGTGCTGAACAACGACCGCGCCGCCGAATTGCCCCACCGCAACGAGCTGTGCGTGGGGCCCGAAGCGTTTGAACATTTGCTGATCTGGCTGCAACGGTATTTCGAGTGCGTGCCGCTGATGACCTTGTTGCTGGCCGATCCTGAAAGCGTTCCCAACCGTCCGCGGGTGGCCCTGACCTTCGACGACGGCTGGCGCGACAACGCCATGAACGCCTTTCCATTGCTGCGCCAATACCAGGTGCCGGCAAGTATTTTCCTCTCCACCGATTTCATCGGCAGCCGCCAGCACTTCTGGTGGGAAAGCATCGGCGAAACCCTCTGGGGCAGCCATGGCCAAGTGGCACGGCGCTCATTGATCGAGCACTTGCAGCATGTCGGTCGACCGTTGCCGGTGCTGCTCGATGACGTCGACGACGAGCGCCGCAGCCTGGCGCTGCTGCATTACCTGCAAAGCCTCAAGACGCTCGATCCACTCATGCTGAGCGAGCTCACCGACGCCTGCCCCCAGGGTTCCCAGCCCCAGGCCCTGGACTGGCCCCAGGTGCGCATGCTCGAAGATTCCGGGCTGATTCGCTTCGGCCCTCATGGTGCCAGCCACGCGATCCTGACCGGGCTGGATGACCAGCGCCTGCATGAAGAGCTGACGCGCAGCTGGATCGCCCTGGAAAACGGCTGCGCGCAACCCTTGCCGGTGTATTGCTACCCCAACGGCGATAACGATGAGCGCGTGCGCCAACAGGTCGCGGCCCACGGTTTTGCCTTCGCCCTCGGCACCGAGGCGGGGCTGTATCGCAACGACGGCGACCCCTTGAACGTGC